Proteins co-encoded in one Brassica oleracea var. oleracea cultivar TO1000 chromosome C4, BOL, whole genome shotgun sequence genomic window:
- the LOC106338261 gene encoding uncharacterized protein LOC106338261 has protein sequence MVLWKRENEVFQQGFESSQTWNMIRARSPHVSWSKGLWFREATPKFSFLTWLAAHNRLASGDRILQWNPQAISTCWLCNAATETRDHLFFDCSFAKEVWLGTIRGLAGGGVPTQWLILLQRLVTGLQDSTKTFLFRYSFQATAHALWHERNKRRVGESHQPPGRLINHLDKLIRNKISSLRQQAGSRHEKAMEIWFGSR, from the coding sequence ATGGTGCTTTGGAAGCGGGAGAATGAAGTATTTCAACAAGGATTTGAGTCATCTCAAACGTGGAACATGATCAGAGCAAGATCACCGCATGTTTCATGGTCCAAGGGGCTCTGGTTTAGAGAAGCTACTCCAAAGTTTTCTTTCCTCACGTGGTTAGCTGCTCACAACAGATTAGCGAGTGGGGACAGAATACTTCAGTGGAACCCTCAAGCTATCTCTACATGTTGGTTGTGCAACGCAGCCACTGAAACGAGAGATCATTTATTCTTTGATTGCTCTTTCGCCAAAGAAGTCTGGCTTGGAACAATCAGAGGCCTGGCAGGTGGAGGTGTGCCAACTCAATGGCTCATTTTACTGCAAAGACTGGTAACTGGTCTTCAAGACAGCACCAAAACGTTCCTCTTCCGATACAGTTTTCAAGCTACTGCTCATGCTCTTTGGCATGAGAGGAACAAACGCAGGGTGGGAGAAAGCCATCAACCTCCTGGCCGCCTTATTAATCACTTGGATAAGCTGATTAGAAATAAAATCTCCTCCTTACGACAGCAAGCAGGAAGCAGACATGAAAAAGCCATGGAGATATGGTTTGGGAGTAGATGA
- the LOC106337444 gene encoding uncharacterized protein LOC106337444, translating into MAMQLSFLALFLLTAALISPSLVVSVSLVEGKVSCNDCPSDYDYSGIMISVSCSHSKTRFTVSTDKKGEFMSEVPSRVKSDCEAELQGSFKQLYASKKNIMSKIVKLEGHKYGLSSKLIFLKSCPRSLRSFSSSKTVDLPVPPEWGLAPTSYYLPFFPIIGIP; encoded by the exons ATGGCTATGCAGTTAAGTTTCCTAGCTTTGTTCCTTCTCACGGCCGCTTTGATCTCACCTTCCCTCGTGGTCTCGGTTTCGCTAGTCGAGGGAAAAGTCTCTTGTAACGACTGTCCCAGTGATTACGATTATTCAG GAATCATGATCAGCGTTAGTTGTAGCCACTCCAAGACGCGTTTCACCGTCTCAACCGACAAGAAGGGCGAATTTATGTCGGAAGTTCCCTCGAGAGTCAAATCGGATTGCGAAGCGGAGCTCCAAGGTAGCTTCAAGCAGCTTTATGCATCCAAAAAGAACATTATGTCGAAGATTGTTAAGCTCGAAGGTCACAAGTATGGTCTCTCTTCGAAGTTGATCTTCTTGAAATCATGTCCAAGAAGCCTCAGATCTTTCAGTTCGTCCAAGACCGTTGATTTGCCTGTTCCTCCGGAGTGGGGTCTGGCTCCCACGAGCTATTATCTTCCCTTCTTCCCCATCATCGGTATCCCATAA
- the LOC106342829 gene encoding OTU domain-containing protein 5-like isoform X1 has translation MARILVQRGSSSNASHRSTPSSSASATEPPPVTVYEETTDEVNVVEEEEEEAECSDAKDVSSLPSDEPLDREDDDEGLVVSENAALVVVEGEGVDCDSLVSGGDVPDSPPLPVPPPPKPSSNRRSILGSFGDLQIGATRRGAGPRSLVSTRGSPTGSHPSSPRSQSENEGYNSSDEHTPSFTPSHAGSGSEREHQFETEIRQSKGFEIRRMLEDGNCLFRAVADQVYGDSESYDLTRQMCMDYMEHERDHFSQFITEGFTSYLKRKRRDKVYGNNVEIQALAEMYNRPIHIYSYSTEPINIFQGSYNTDTPPIRLSYHHGNHYNSLVDPHRLTVGAGLGFSSLTGRQVDGEQVKAAIKAQQEHQIDNALIAEGRYYSDLELTEKEIERSVMEASRAEYLMERSKPRIGPKESSTSNAGTSSSSGATGTSGSDRKPIEKTVLSSSIEMVLSMGFSYTQAIEAYSIFGDDVDSMVCYVLETSCGSKNRRKGKATE, from the exons ATGGCTCGGATCTTGGTTCAGCGAGGAAGTTCTTCCAATGCAAGCCACCGCTCTACTCCCTCCTCGTCTGCCTCAGCAACAGAACCACCACCAGTGACTGTTTATGAAGAAACTACGGATGAGGTTAACGTAGTTGAAGAAGAAGAAGAAGAAGCAGAGTGTTCTGATGCTAAGGATGTATCATCACTCCCCAGTGATGAACCTTTGGATAGAGAAGATGACGATGAAGGTTTGGTTGTTTCGGAAAACGCTGCTCTTGTTGTTGTTGAAGGTGAAGGTGTAGATTGTGATTCTCTGGTTAGTGGTGGCGATGTCCCTGATTCACCACCCTTACCTGTTCCTCCTCCACCGAAGCCTTCTTCTAATAGGAGATCCATCTTGGGGAGTTTTGGTGATTTACAAATCGGAGCAACAAGAAGAGGGGCTGGGCCTCGCTCTCTTGTATCCACTAGGGGTTCACCAACGGGATCACATCCTTCTTCTCCAAGATCACAGAGTGAGAACGAAGGCTATAACAGTTCTGATGAGCATACGCCATCTTTTACGCCCTCTCATGCAGGCTCTGGCTCG GAACGAGAACATCAGTTTGAAACCGAGATTAGACAATCAAAAGGCTTTGAAATTAGGCGTATGCTGGAGGATGGAAACTGTCTCTTTCGGGCTGTTGCAGATCAAGTATATGGGGACTCAGAGTCATACGACTTAACTAGACAAATGTGCATGGATTACATG GAACACGAGAGGGATCACTTTTCTCAGTTCATAACTGAAGGCTTTACCTCTTACTTGAAGAGGAAAAGAAGAGACAAG GTCTATGGAAACAACGTGGAGATCCAAGCTTTGGCAGAAATGTATAATAGGCCTATCCACATTTACTCATATAGCACAG AGCCTATCAACATATTTCAAGGGAGCTACAACACCGATACACCTCCTATAAGGCTGAGTTACCACCATGGGAATCATTACAATTCGTTGGTTGATCCACATCGGTTGACAGTTGGTGCAGGACTTGGATTTAGTAGCCTGACTGGG AGACAAGTGGACGGGGAGCAGGTGAAAGCTGCTATAAAGGCTCAGCAAGAACATCAGATTGATAAT GCGCTCATAGCAGAAGGGAGATATTACTCTGACCTTGAGCTTACTGAGAAGGAAATAGAACGATCTGTAATGGAAGCTTCTCGTGCTGAATATCTTATGGAACGGTCTAAACCACGAATTGGTCCCAAGGAATCATCCACATCTAATGCTGGGACGTCGTCCTCTTCTGGAGCTA CAGGAACTTCAGGCAGTGATAGGAAACCAATCGAGAAGACGGTGCTGAGCAGCAGCATTGAGATGGTTTTGTCGATGGGGTTTAGCTACACGCAGGCCATTGAAGCTTATAGCATTTTTGGGGATGACGTTGACTCTATGGTCTGCTATGTACTGGAGACGAGCTGTGGCAGCAAAAACCGACGCAAAGGCAAAGCCACAGAATAG
- the LOC106342829 gene encoding OTU domain-containing protein 5-like isoform X2 codes for MARILVQRGSSSNASHRSTPSSSASATEPPPVTVYEETTDEVNVVEEEEEEAECSDAKDVSSLPSDEPLDREDDDEGLVVSENAALVVVEGEGVDCDSLVSGGDVPDSPPLPVPPPPKPSSNRRSILGSFGDLQIGATRRGAGPRSLVSTRGSPTGSHPSSPRSQSENEGYNSSDEHTPSFTPSHAGSGSEREHQFETEIRQSKGFEIRRMLEDGNCLFRAVADQVYGDSESYDLTRQMCMDYMEHERDHFSQFITEGFTSYLKRKRRDKVYGNNVEIQALAEMYNRPIHIYSYSTEPINIFQGSYNTDTPPIRLSYHHGNHYNSLVDPHRLTVGAGLGFSSLTGRQVDGEQVKAAIKAQQEHQIDNALIAEGRYYSDLELTEKEIERSVMEASRAEYLMERSKPRIGPKESSTSNAGTSSSSGARTSGSDRKPIEKTVLSSSIEMVLSMGFSYTQAIEAYSIFGDDVDSMVCYVLETSCGSKNRRKGKATE; via the exons ATGGCTCGGATCTTGGTTCAGCGAGGAAGTTCTTCCAATGCAAGCCACCGCTCTACTCCCTCCTCGTCTGCCTCAGCAACAGAACCACCACCAGTGACTGTTTATGAAGAAACTACGGATGAGGTTAACGTAGTTGAAGAAGAAGAAGAAGAAGCAGAGTGTTCTGATGCTAAGGATGTATCATCACTCCCCAGTGATGAACCTTTGGATAGAGAAGATGACGATGAAGGTTTGGTTGTTTCGGAAAACGCTGCTCTTGTTGTTGTTGAAGGTGAAGGTGTAGATTGTGATTCTCTGGTTAGTGGTGGCGATGTCCCTGATTCACCACCCTTACCTGTTCCTCCTCCACCGAAGCCTTCTTCTAATAGGAGATCCATCTTGGGGAGTTTTGGTGATTTACAAATCGGAGCAACAAGAAGAGGGGCTGGGCCTCGCTCTCTTGTATCCACTAGGGGTTCACCAACGGGATCACATCCTTCTTCTCCAAGATCACAGAGTGAGAACGAAGGCTATAACAGTTCTGATGAGCATACGCCATCTTTTACGCCCTCTCATGCAGGCTCTGGCTCG GAACGAGAACATCAGTTTGAAACCGAGATTAGACAATCAAAAGGCTTTGAAATTAGGCGTATGCTGGAGGATGGAAACTGTCTCTTTCGGGCTGTTGCAGATCAAGTATATGGGGACTCAGAGTCATACGACTTAACTAGACAAATGTGCATGGATTACATG GAACACGAGAGGGATCACTTTTCTCAGTTCATAACTGAAGGCTTTACCTCTTACTTGAAGAGGAAAAGAAGAGACAAG GTCTATGGAAACAACGTGGAGATCCAAGCTTTGGCAGAAATGTATAATAGGCCTATCCACATTTACTCATATAGCACAG AGCCTATCAACATATTTCAAGGGAGCTACAACACCGATACACCTCCTATAAGGCTGAGTTACCACCATGGGAATCATTACAATTCGTTGGTTGATCCACATCGGTTGACAGTTGGTGCAGGACTTGGATTTAGTAGCCTGACTGGG AGACAAGTGGACGGGGAGCAGGTGAAAGCTGCTATAAAGGCTCAGCAAGAACATCAGATTGATAAT GCGCTCATAGCAGAAGGGAGATATTACTCTGACCTTGAGCTTACTGAGAAGGAAATAGAACGATCTGTAATGGAAGCTTCTCGTGCTGAATATCTTATGGAACGGTCTAAACCACGAATTGGTCCCAAGGAATCATCCACATCTAATGCTGGGACGTCGTCCTCTTCTGGAGCTA GAACTTCAGGCAGTGATAGGAAACCAATCGAGAAGACGGTGCTGAGCAGCAGCATTGAGATGGTTTTGTCGATGGGGTTTAGCTACACGCAGGCCATTGAAGCTTATAGCATTTTTGGGGATGACGTTGACTCTATGGTCTGCTATGTACTGGAGACGAGCTGTGGCAGCAAAAACCGACGCAAAGGCAAAGCCACAGAATAG
- the LOC106340215 gene encoding NAC domain-containing protein 40 isoform X2: protein MSKEAEMSIAVSALFPGFRFSPTDVELISYYLRRKIEGDENSVAVIAEVEIYKFEPWDLPGESKLKSENEWFYFCARGRKYPHGSQSRRATELGYWKATGKERSVKSGNQIVGTKRTLVFHIGRAPRGERTEWIMHEYCIHGASQDALVVCRLRKNADFRASSSQRQMEDGLVQDDDYVGQTGGSEREKKSYLVDEPEQLQISNGDIAESSNVVEDDTNDDCYAEILNDDIIKLDEEAVKANQAFRPNYPTQQKAIFTEASSSKQMSECGMKKESKQTMNSYALFRIKNGSTASSSGCKIPNPLTHIKKDDSQRVTKNVLATTVFLTILMSVLFTVLTARDRD from the exons ATGTCCAAAGAAGCTGAGATGTCCATAGCAGTATCGGCCTTGTTCCCTGGGTTCAGATTCTCTCCGACCGATGTGGAACTCATCTCGTATTACCTCCGTCGTAAAATTGAAGGTGACGAAAACTCTGTCGCAGTGATCGCCGAGGTTGAGATTTACAAGTTCGAGCCGTGGGACTTGCCAG GAGAATCCAAGTTGAAATCGGAGAACGAGTGGTTTTACTTCTGTGCAAGGGGAAGAAAATATCCACACGGGTCACAGAGCAGGCGAGCTACAGAGCTAGGATACTGGAAAGCTACTGGTAAAGAGCGGAGCGTGAAATCTGGGAACCAAATAGTTGGAACCAAGAGGACACTCGTCTTTCACATCGGTCGGGCTCCTCGGGGTGAAAGAACAGAGTGGATTATGCATGAGTATTGTATCCACGGTGCATCGCAAGACGCGTTAGTGGTGTGCCGGTTAAGGAAAAATGCTGATTTTCGAGCTAGTTCGAGCCAGAGACAAATGGAGGATGGTCTAGTGCAAGACGATGACTATGTTGGTCAAACTGGTGGTTCTGAGAGGGAGAAGAAATCTTATTTGGTTGATGAACCTGAGCAGCTTCAGATATCAAATGGTGACATAGCAGAATCATCAAACGTTGTTGAG GACGACACCAACGATGATTGCTACGCCGAGATTCTGAACGATGATATAATAAAGCTAGACGAGGAGGCGGTAAAAGCAAACCAAGCATTTCGTCCAAATTATCCGACTCAACAAAAAGCAATATTCACCGAGGCATCATCTAGTAAGCAGATGTCAGAATGTGGTATGAAGAAAGAATCAAAGCAAACAATGAATAGTTACGCTTTGTTCAGGATCAAGAACGGCAGCACTGCCTCCTCCTCTGGCTGTAAAATTCCAAATCCTTTAACCCACATTAAGAAAGATGATAGCCAAAGAGTGACAAAGAATGTTTTGGCTACTACTGTTTTCTTGACTATATTAATGTCTGTCCTTTTTACTGTCCTAACAGCTAGGGACAGGGACTAA
- the LOC106340215 gene encoding NAC domain-containing protein 40 isoform X1, which translates to MSKEAEMSIAVSALFPGFRFSPTDVELISYYLRRKIEGDENSVAVIAEVEIYKFEPWDLPGESKLKSENEWFYFCARGRKYPHGSQSRRATELGYWKATGKERSVKSGNQIVGTKRTLVFHIGRAPRGERTEWIMHEYCIHGASQDALVVCRLRKNADFRASSSQRQMEDGLVQDDDYVGQTGGSEREKKSYLVDEPEQLQISNGDIAESSNVVEYQDDTNDDCYAEILNDDIIKLDEEAVKANQAFRPNYPTQQKAIFTEASSSKQMSECGMKKESKQTMNSYALFRIKNGSTASSSGCKIPNPLTHIKKDDSQRVTKNVLATTVFLTILMSVLFTVLTARDRD; encoded by the exons ATGTCCAAAGAAGCTGAGATGTCCATAGCAGTATCGGCCTTGTTCCCTGGGTTCAGATTCTCTCCGACCGATGTGGAACTCATCTCGTATTACCTCCGTCGTAAAATTGAAGGTGACGAAAACTCTGTCGCAGTGATCGCCGAGGTTGAGATTTACAAGTTCGAGCCGTGGGACTTGCCAG GAGAATCCAAGTTGAAATCGGAGAACGAGTGGTTTTACTTCTGTGCAAGGGGAAGAAAATATCCACACGGGTCACAGAGCAGGCGAGCTACAGAGCTAGGATACTGGAAAGCTACTGGTAAAGAGCGGAGCGTGAAATCTGGGAACCAAATAGTTGGAACCAAGAGGACACTCGTCTTTCACATCGGTCGGGCTCCTCGGGGTGAAAGAACAGAGTGGATTATGCATGAGTATTGTATCCACGGTGCATCGCAAGACGCGTTAGTGGTGTGCCGGTTAAGGAAAAATGCTGATTTTCGAGCTAGTTCGAGCCAGAGACAAATGGAGGATGGTCTAGTGCAAGACGATGACTATGTTGGTCAAACTGGTGGTTCTGAGAGGGAGAAGAAATCTTATTTGGTTGATGAACCTGAGCAGCTTCAGATATCAAATGGTGACATAGCAGAATCATCAAACGTTGTTGAG TATCAGGACGACACCAACGATGATTGCTACGCCGAGATTCTGAACGATGATATAATAAAGCTAGACGAGGAGGCGGTAAAAGCAAACCAAGCATTTCGTCCAAATTATCCGACTCAACAAAAAGCAATATTCACCGAGGCATCATCTAGTAAGCAGATGTCAGAATGTGGTATGAAGAAAGAATCAAAGCAAACAATGAATAGTTACGCTTTGTTCAGGATCAAGAACGGCAGCACTGCCTCCTCCTCTGGCTGTAAAATTCCAAATCCTTTAACCCACATTAAGAAAGATGATAGCCAAAGAGTGACAAAGAATGTTTTGGCTACTACTGTTTTCTTGACTATATTAATGTCTGTCCTTTTTACTGTCCTAACAGCTAGGGACAGGGACTAA